AGAGGGCCCTCGGTGAGCGCCCGCCAGACCTTCTCGGGCGGATGCGACATCACCCGCTCCACGACGATCGAACGCGAGGCGGCTTCGGGCATCAGTCCATCTCCTCCAGGAGTTGTTCCAGCTTGTCGAACCGGTCGAGCCAGAACTTGCCGTAGACCTTCATCCAGTTGGCCAGCGGCGCCAGACCGTTCGGGTCGGCGCTGTAGTGGGTCTGACGCCCCTCGGGACGGTCGCGAACCAGCCCCGCCGCCTTCAAGACCCCCAGGTGCTTCGACACCGCCGGCTGCGAGATCCCGGCGTAGTCCGTCAGCGCGCGCACCGTCTGCTCCCCCTCGCCGGCCAGCCTCTCGAAGATGGCTCGCCGCGTCGGATCGCCAAGCGCCCTGAAGACCTCGTCCGGTGCCGCAGGCATGGCGGAATCATAGCCCGATGGTTATGAATTCGTCAAGGCGCAGGAGTAGGCTTGAGTAGAATTGGGTCGAGGAAGCGACGTGGAGCCGGTCATCGGCTCGTTGGCGGGGAGGGTGTTTCGGACCGCGCCGAGGAGGGCGCGGTCCGAGGCTGTTGCGGTTCAGTCGATGGCGGCGGGCTTGCGGGTCTTGGGCTCGGCCTTCTTGGATTCGGGCTCGGCCTTTTCCTCGGCTTGGGCTTCGGGTTCGGCCTTGCGTGCGGACTTGCGGCGCTCGGCGGCGGCTTTTCGGGCTTCGACGAGGGCTTTCTTCTGGGGGGCGGTCAGGATGTTCTCGCTCTCGACGAGCTGGCGGTCGCGGAGGGCGTCGGCCTTTTTCTCCAGGTCCTGGATCTGGGGCTGGTACTTGGCGGCGACGGCGTAGATGGCTTCCTTCTGCTCGTCGGAGAGGCCCAGGCCGCCGAAATACGCCGGGACGCGATGGGTGGCGTCGGGGGGGCCGGGACGGGCTTCCTCATCGGACTTCGCGGTCTTTCCCGCGGATTTCTTGGCCTTGGTGCTCTTGGGCGCTTCCTGCGCGCCGATGGTGGGGGCCAGGGAGGCCAGCGTGAAGGTCATCAGCACCGCGCCGGCCGCGGCGGCCGTCGACTTCCGGATCAGATTCGACATGGGGGCGACCTCTCGGGAGCGGAACAGGAAGGAATGGTTCGGCAGGACCGAATCGTCCATTAAGCCTAGTATTGAAAAGTTCGCGTCGCAATGGGCGGCCGCGCATTCTTGATTGAATGCGGACGGGAAGTGGGCGGAGGGCATGGGATTCGCAATGGTCCAGGAGGGAAACCCTGGGGGTCGGCGTAAGATCCGGGGCCTTGACGACGAAGACCCCTCGGGCCCGGATCCGGGTCGGGGCGAGGTCGTTCCGGCGGCTGATCCAGGGCAGAGGCTGTGTCTTTACCCTGACGCGGCCGGGCGTTACGATCTTCGGTCGGTCTCCGCCGGGGGCCCGGCGCGGCCGGACCGGCGTCCCGCGATCTTGCCGCATGGAGAGTCCACGTCATGTCAACAGACGCGAAGAATCCCGAGTC
The sequence above is a segment of the Paludisphaera rhizosphaerae genome. Coding sequences within it:
- a CDS encoding ArsR/SmtB family transcription factor — encoded protein: MPAAPDEVFRALGDPTRRAIFERLAGEGEQTVRALTDYAGISQPAVSKHLGVLKAAGLVRDRPEGRQTHYSADPNGLAPLANWMKVYGKFWLDRFDKLEQLLEEMD